CGTCCGCTGTTGGGATAGGGGGATATCCGAACAACGAACCACCTATCCCCGTCGCGAAAATCGACCCGGGATTCCACTCCGCCGGCGATGACCCGGCTGCATTGCTGTTCCAGGTGGGGCAAGCCGGCAAGTATCGGGATATCGCGGGACGCCCGACCAATGGCCGATGGCGCGAGGCCGAGCACGTCCGCGGCCGCCTGGTTGAAGCAAGAGATGATGAAGTCGCGTCGCACCAAGACGATGGGAACTTCGACGGCATCGAGGATGTCGATCAGATCGGTCGTCGCCATCTGTGCGACGGCATCGCCACCATGGACCCATTGGAAACTGGTCCTATCGCCATTGAGCGTCATGCCCTCCGTCGTCATCGGGCGGCCCCTGAAGCGCGATACAGATTGCGGCTCCGTTGCAGGACGGGATCGGCAACTGCCGGAAGCACCTGGCGCAACGCCAGCAGCAACGCCTGGGCGCGAGGCATGTTCAGTGGCTGCCGATAGTCGGAGAGTAGCTGGTTTTCAAGGACACGGGCTTCGTCCGGGCCGACCGTCTCCCGGAGCGCAACCGCCACGGCGCGTTCCAGCCGAGCGTAGTCCTCCACTGGAATGAGGTGAGAGTGGTTCGTACCCAACCTGGGCAGCATGTGTGTATGAACTTCACCGTTGAAGTTGTCCATCAGGAACGAACAGAAGAGCGCGACGTCAAGCTTTTTGCCGAGCTGATCGAACAAGTCCTCGAGAGCCATGCTGGCGGCAACGTCCCCACGCTCCCACAGAACATTGACCATTTCTCCCCACCAACGCACCTTCGGGTAGCGGCCTCCAGCGCGCGCCTGTCCGATGGCATCCGCGGCGAGGCCGAGGAATACGGGTGAATCCGGCATGGCGTCCCGCATGAAGCGAGGCAGAAATGCGTCGGCGTCGACCACCGTCAGTTGTCCTCGTTCGCGTGCCGCTTCCACATCCACGCCTTCGGCCTCCAGGCGTGGGCGAAAGGCGTTCCAGTGGGTGAGCGTCGGCACCAGAATGATGCCCTCTCCGTTCGCCAGAGCAGCGCCGGCGAACCGACAGACGGCGCGGTTGAGAAAATCCTGATCTTGATAGAGCTGCACGATGTGATCGCATGGCGCGGCGTCTGCCACCACTCGATCCCAGGGCTCGAATTCCCTCACGCCGTCCTCGTGACGTTCAAGCTCATCGTGCATCGTTATCCCCTCCGGTCCGAGCGGAATCTTCTGCGTCAGGCAGGTCCATGATGCTGACCAAGGATTTGCGTGCCGGGTCGTTTAGTACGGCACCCCTCCCCTGCGTCTTCGGCCTAACGAGTGTGTGCGCACAGGATAGCGCATCTCCTTGAGTCTGGGAGCTTCGATCCTGCGCCGGGAACTCGTACCGGACACGTCGTAGGATGCCGCCCCCGGGCGCAATCGTCCATTAGACCTTGGTATTGGAAGTTGCGGGATCTTTCAGAGATAGGACGCGGGAAGCGTTCCCGCGTCCTATCACTAAGGTGTCTATTTGCAGAGATTTGGCTTGGTGGAGGCGGCGGGAGTCGAACCCGCGTCCGGAAGAGATCAGCGTGGGACGTCTACGTGCGTAGCTTCATCGGAAGCGCTCTCGCCGGCCGTCCCCCGACGAAGCAGACAGACGGTCGGCCAGCCCGTTGAGTTTCGCCTTCGGGACCCGGGCCAGGGCCGTCAGGCTATCCCGCTGTTCGGCGCCCAGCCGGTCCCCCGCGGGAGAAGGGTCCGGTGGACGGGCTGCTTAAGCAGCCAGCGCTAACTGTGAGTTGGCGCTTGGTTCATTTCCACCTGTTTAACGAGGAGTGGGCCTCGGCACGCTGCCCCAGCCTCAACAATCCCGTCGAAACCGTTTCGCCCCCACACTTCGGGTCTGTTGTGCTTGGACGCA
The Candidatus Dormiibacterota bacterium DNA segment above includes these coding regions:
- a CDS encoding MEDS domain-containing protein — translated: MHDELERHEDGVREFEPWDRVVADAAPCDHIVQLYQDQDFLNRAVCRFAGAALANGEGIILVPTLTHWNAFRPRLEAEGVDVEAARERGQLTVVDADAFLPRFMRDAMPDSPVFLGLAADAIGQARAGGRYPKVRWWGEMVNVLWERGDVAASMALEDLFDQLGKKLDVALFCSFLMDNFNGEVHTHMLPRLGTNHSHLIPVEDYARLERAVAVALRETVGPDEARVLENQLLSDYRQPLNMPRAQALLLALRQVLPAVADPVLQRSRNLYRASGAAR